One genomic segment of Salarias fasciatus chromosome 8, fSalaFa1.1, whole genome shotgun sequence includes these proteins:
- the LOC115393822 gene encoding protein NYNRIN-like — MTDADWCTAQRADPSIARVITLLEEGVKPGFKERNLESSDVKLLLRQWNKLELRNGVLHRKVEDRDSLVYQLVLPHQYHERAMQGVHDEVGHLGFDRSLHLARARFYWPKMGQALENKCKKCPRCLRRKALPQKAAPLENIHSNYPLELVCVDYLSIEPDSRDTRNVLVLTDHFTKFAVAVPTRDQKAKTIAKALWDNLIIPYGFPCRLLSDQGRDFESRIIKELCGVIGTSKVRTTPYHPRGNPVERYNRTLLDMLGTLEDKDKYHWRDFVKPLTHAYNCTRNDTTGYSPYELMFGRQPRLPIDLVLGTYPGKATSKSYSDYVQNLRDSLQESYALASEHSKKMGEKNKVRFDKRIRAAELFVGDRVLVKNVNIRGKHKLANRWEETIHTVVRRIKDSPVYVIKPETGDGPHRTLHRDLLFPCGFLPVEDQSGSDSPRQRNKICTRSKPKTKRTDTGEEGVYSEEDEESDDEETCVGMWEPQIITKGPYVQTEQFLPEPQPLTHVQPSVPSPDITRPQMSVPDCDKSDMDTQHEVPGLSSVELSPTDAGSPDHVVIDIPEVDMIPTFTDTVLIPSESVVSSDVVETGNVATESVGLRRSDRERRPPRKFTYDELGEPLILAISSFFQTLGVAFSSTGSLPPQFPRSAVHEGTHAV; from the coding sequence ATGACAGATGCTGATTGGTGTACGGCACAAAGAGCGGATCCCTCCATTGCTCGGGTCATAACTTTGTTGGAGGAAGGAGTGAAACCTGGattcaaagaaagaaatctcGAATCCTCCGATGTTAAACTCCTTCTCAGACAATGGAACAAACTGGAACTCCGTAATGGAGTGCTGCACAGGAAGGTTGAGGACAGAGATTCCCTGGTGTACCAGTTAGTACTACCACACCAGTATCATGAGAGAGCTATGCAAGGTGTGCATGATGAGGTTGGTCACCTTGGCTTTGACCGTTCCCTACATCTTGCTCGAGCCAGGTTCTATTGGCCAAAAATGGGCCAGGCActtgaaaacaaatgcaaaaaatgtcCTCGATGTCTCAGGAGGAAGGCCCTTCCCCAAAAGGCCGCTCCATTGGAAAACATCCACTCAAATTATCCCCTTGAACTAgtgtgtgtggattatttgtCCATTGAGCCAGATAGTCGAGACACTAGAAATGTTTTGGTATTGACAGACCATTTCACGAAGTTTGCTGTGGCAGTGCCAACCAGAGATCAGAAAGCTAAAACAATCGCCAAAGCTCTTTGGGACAACCTGATCATTCCTTATGGTTTCCCTTGTCGTCTGCTTAGCGATCAGGGCAGAGATTTCGAATCAAGGATTATCAAAGAGCTCTGTGGTGTGATTGGAACGAGCAAAGTCCGAACCACTCCCTACCATCCTCGAGGAAACCCGGTGGAACGGTACAACAGGACGTTGCTAGACATGCTAGGCACGCTAGAGGACAAAGACAAGTATCATTGGCGAGACTTCGTTAAGCCATTGACACATGCCTATAACTGTACAAGAAACGACACAACGGGGTACTCCCCGTATGAGCTAATGTTTGGAAGACAGCCAAGGTTGCCCATCGACCTTGTTCTTGGTACTTACCCTGGAAAGGCTACTTCAAAGTCCTATTCAGACTATGTTCAAAATCTTCGTGACAGTCTCCAAGAAAGCTACGCCCTTGCATCTGAACACTCAAAGAAAATGGGTGAGAAGAACAAAGTTCGGTTTGACAAAAGGATAAGGGCTGCTGAACTCTTTGTTGGTGATAGAGTCCTCGTGAAGAATGTCAACATTAGAGGGAAGCACAAACTTGCAAACCGTTGGGAGGAAACCATTCACACAGTTGTGAGGCGCATCAAGGACAGTCCTGTTTATGTAATTAAACCGGAAACTGGAGACGGTCCTCACCGCACCTTACACAGGGATTTGCTTTTCCCTTGCGGGTTCTTACCTGTTGAGGATCAGAGTGGATCAGACTCTCCTCGTCAAAGGAACAAAATCTGTACAAGGAGCAAACCCAAGACCAAAAGAACCGACactggagaagagggagtgtacagtgaagaggatgaagagagcgATGATGAAGAAACTTGTGTTGGTATGTGGGAGCCACAAATCATCACAAAAGGTCCCTATGTTCAAACTGAGCAGTTTCTTCCAGAACCTCAACCCCTCACACATGTTCAACCCTCTGTGCCATCTCCAGACATTACAAGACCACAAATGTCTGTACCTGACTGTGACAAATCTGACATGGATACACAACATGAAGTCCCTGGTTTAAGTAGCGTTGAGTTGTCACCTACAGATGCTGGGTCCCCAGACCATGTTGTGATTGACATTCCAGAAGTTGACATGATACCCACCTTCACTGACACAGTTCTCATTCCATCAGAATCTGTAGTCAGTAGTGATGTTGTTGAAACTGGCAATGTTGCTACAGAGTCAGTAGGCTTGAGACGCTCTGACAGAGAAAGACGCCCACCTCGTAAGTTTACTTATGATGAACTGGGAGAGCCACTGATTTTAGCCATTAGTTCGTTTTTCCAAACTTTGGGTGTTGCATTCTCCAGTACTGGAAGTTTACCTCCACAGTTTCCAAGATCAGCTGTGCATGAAGGGACTCATGCCGTTTAG